The Trueperaceae bacterium genome contains the following window.
AGCAGCGGGTGGAGATCCTCAAGGCGCTGCACCGCGACTGCCGCCTGCTCATCCTCGACGAGCCGACCGCGGTGCTCACGCCGCAGGACGCCGAGCGCCTGTTCGAGACGCTCGACGGGCTCACGCGCCGCGGGCTGGCGGTCATCATCATCACGCACAAGCTGGGCGAGGTCATGCGCGCCAGCCAGCGCGTCGTGGTCCTGCGGCACGGCCGCGTGGCCGGCGAGCGAGCCACGGCCGACTCGACCGAGGCCGAGCTCGCGCGCCTGATGATCGGTCGCGACGCCGCGCCGGTCGCGCGGCGCCCCGCGCCCAGCGGGGCGGTCGCCGGCGCGCCACCAACCTCGCTCACCCAGGCCGAGGCGGCCGACCCCGCCACGCTGCGGGTCCCGCCGCGCCCAGTTCCCCTCCTCGAGGTGAGGGGGCTCACGCTCCTCGACCAGCGCGGGGTCAAGCTCCTCGACTCCGTGACCTTCGACCTCTACCCCGGCGAGCTGGCGGGCGTGGCGGCGGTGGCCGGCAACGGCCAGAGCGAGCTCGTGAGCGTGCTGACGGGCATGACGCGCCCCACCGCCGGTGAGGTGCTCCTGCACGGGGAGCGGGTGAGCGGCCTTCCGCCCGCGCGCCTCGCCGCCCTCGGCGTGGGACGGATACCGGAGGACAGGCTCCAGGCCGTGGTGGGTGAGTTGACGGTGCGGGAGAACCTCACCCTCGAGCACCTTGGCGCCTTCACCCGCGCCGGGCACCTGAACGCGCGCGCAATGGCGGCCGAGGCTGACCGCCTCATCGGCGAGTACCAGGTCAAGGCCCGCCCGGGCGACCGCGTCCGCACCCTCTCGGGCGGCAACATCCAGAAGATCGTGCTGGCACGCACCCTGTCGCGCAAGCCCCAACTCGTCGTGGCGGCGCAACCCACGCGCGGCCTCGACGTTGGCGCCACCGCCTACGTGCACCAACGCCTGCTGGAACAGCGCGCCCGCAACGCGGCCGTGCTGCTCGTGAGCGAGGACCTCGACGAGGTGCTGCGCCTCGCCGACCGCGTGCTCGTCATGTACGGCGGTCGCCTCGTTGGCAACCTGCCGGCCGACGCCGCCGACGTGGAGAGGATCGGACTGCTCATGGCGGGCGAAGGGGTCGGGTTCGCGCGTGCGTGAGCGGCGGCCGTGGCGTTGGGAACGCGGGCCCGCGCCCTGGTGGCTCAGGTTGGCGCTGCCCGTCATAGCCGTCCTCGTCACCTTCCTGATCGCCTCCCTACTGATCGCCGCGTCGGGCGCCAACCCGCTCGACGTCTTCTACGAGCTGCTGGTGCGCCCCTTCACGAAGCGCAGCTCGCGGCTCGAGGTCCTCGTGCGCGCCACCCCGCTGCTCCTCA
Protein-coding sequences here:
- a CDS encoding ABC transporter ATP-binding protein — encoded protein: MSAPPPLVTLHGVTKRFGALTALSGVDLEVREGEVLALLGENGAGKTTLTKVLYGLYQPDEGELRLAGNAVRFRSPADAIAGGIGLVTQHFSLVPSLTVVENVVLGREGGAVLDRRRLEAEVVATAERFGLGVAPRARVRAMSVGAQQRVEILKALHRDCRLLILDEPTAVLTPQDAERLFETLDGLTRRGLAVIIITHKLGEVMRASQRVVVLRHGRVAGERATADSTEAELARLMIGRDAAPVARRPAPSGAVAGAPPTSLTQAEAADPATLRVPPRPVPLLEVRGLTLLDQRGVKLLDSVTFDLYPGELAGVAAVAGNGQSELVSVLTGMTRPTAGEVLLHGERVSGLPPARLAALGVGRIPEDRLQAVVGELTVRENLTLEHLGAFTRAGHLNARAMAAEADRLIGEYQVKARPGDRVRTLSGGNIQKIVLARTLSRKPQLVVAAQPTRGLDVGATAYVHQRLLEQRARNAAVLLVSEDLDEVLRLADRVLVMYGGRLVGNLPADAADVERIGLLMAGEGVGFARA